The Eubacteriaceae bacterium Marseille-Q4139 genome has a window encoding:
- a CDS encoding DNA cytosine methyltransferase, whose protein sequence is MDVGVFSFFSGLGLLDLGFEDAGFNIVFVNEYDKRFINAYQYARRNSGHIPIYGYSSKDIREYLSDDVWYHSFPNYDKRDKKLIGFIGGPPCPDFSVAGKNTGREGENGQLTSIYTNLIIQRKPDFFVLENVKGLYQTKKHREFYDEIKRKFRRAGYKLFDSIENALEYGVPQYRNRLFLVGFSTKAFGKKIANPIGAHRKYSLDKIMELPWPTLSPFLADGHLDCPDGIVLDLTVQFWFDKNNVELHPNGRDVFAVKAYNKYENICEGATVGKSFKRLHRWRYSPTAAYGNNEVHLHPYKLRRISVAEALAVQSAPADFVLPADLPLSSKFKMVGNGVPFLLSQGIAMDVMDVVQQIIKGGNGNG, encoded by the coding sequence ATGGATGTTGGAGTATTTTCCTTTTTCTCGGGATTGGGCCTTTTAGATTTAGGATTTGAGGATGCCGGCTTCAATATCGTCTTTGTTAACGAATATGACAAGCGGTTTATAAACGCATACCAATATGCAAGAAGAAATAGTGGCCACATTCCGATTTATGGGTATAGCAGCAAAGATATTAGGGAATATTTATCAGATGATGTGTGGTATCATTCATTCCCTAATTACGATAAACGAGATAAAAAGCTAATTGGCTTTATTGGAGGTCCTCCATGCCCGGATTTTTCTGTGGCAGGGAAAAATACGGGCAGAGAGGGCGAAAATGGCCAGCTAACATCAATATATACTAATTTAATCATTCAGCGAAAACCAGATTTCTTCGTCCTTGAAAATGTTAAAGGACTGTATCAAACAAAAAAGCATCGTGAGTTTTATGATGAGATAAAAAGAAAATTTAGAAGAGCGGGGTATAAATTATTTGACTCTATTGAAAACGCTTTAGAATATGGTGTCCCTCAATATCGTAATCGGTTATTTTTGGTTGGTTTTTCTACCAAAGCTTTTGGGAAAAAAATAGCCAATCCCATTGGTGCACATAGAAAATACAGCTTGGATAAAATCATGGAGTTACCCTGGCCAACTCTTTCACCATTTTTAGCTGATGGCCACTTGGATTGTCCAGATGGGATTGTTTTAGATCTTACAGTACAATTTTGGTTTGACAAAAACAATGTTGAGCTGCATCCAAACGGCAGAGATGTATTTGCAGTCAAGGCATATAATAAATATGAAAATATTTGTGAAGGTGCAACAGTTGGAAAATCCTTTAAAAGGCTTCATCGATGGCGATACTCCCCAACTGCTGCTTATGGAAACAATGAGGTTCACCTTCACCCATATAAACTTCGTCGGATTAGCGTTGCAGAAGCTTTAGCAGTACAGTCGGCACCTGCCGATTTTGTGCTGCCCGCTGATTTACCCTTATCGTCAAAATTTAAGATGGTTGGAAATGGGGTACCGTTTTTGTTGTCGCAAGGAATTGCTATGGATGTAATGGATGTCGTCCAACAGATTATAAAAGGAGGAAATGGCAATGGCTGA
- a CDS encoding DUF262 domain-containing protein — MADYYEVQDEETSVVSYDISVIPNDFNVMTINSLIESGVISMPTFQRNYVWDRKRASRFIESLILGLPIPQIFLYQIERNKYSIIDGQQRLLTIYFFVKQRFPRSGKRTLLRKIFDENGNIPDSVLSDNEIFQDFKLQFAKQENGDPHPLNNKKYHTLDVAQKSAFDLMPVRCMSIRQNKPEDNGSIYEIFSRLNTGGLNLSPQEIRGCLYRSDFYKMIYALNSEPDWRNLVGKAEEDDKFRDVEVLLRSYALLYDGSSYTGSMIRFLNRFSKEAQTFSTEKVEQSRQLFFDVLNICKSIDKKAFLTQTGSFNVSLFDSVFVTIAEKILADGFENAAITQTDFDALKADTNFKAAITHSTSHGESVKARLCLARRYLYGIALPDGEE; from the coding sequence ATGGCTGACTATTATGAAGTACAAGACGAAGAAACATCTGTGGTTTCGTATGATATTAGTGTCATCCCGAATGACTTTAATGTTATGACAATAAATAGTCTTATTGAATCTGGTGTGATTTCAATGCCCACTTTTCAGCGCAATTATGTGTGGGATAGAAAACGAGCTTCCAGATTTATAGAATCATTAATATTGGGGCTTCCAATACCACAAATTTTTTTATATCAAATAGAACGAAATAAGTATAGCATTATTGATGGCCAGCAGCGCCTTTTGACAATCTATTTCTTTGTAAAGCAGAGATTTCCCAGAAGTGGTAAACGGACTCTTCTCAGAAAGATCTTTGATGAAAACGGCAACATTCCAGATAGTGTATTATCTGACAATGAAATTTTCCAAGACTTCAAATTGCAGTTTGCCAAGCAAGAAAATGGTGACCCGCACCCCCTGAACAATAAAAAGTATCACACCTTAGATGTAGCACAAAAAAGTGCATTTGATCTTATGCCAGTTCGGTGTATGTCAATAAGGCAGAATAAACCGGAAGATAACGGATCGATATACGAGATTTTCAGCCGTCTTAATACAGGTGGTCTTAATCTGTCCCCGCAAGAAATTAGAGGTTGCCTATATCGCTCTGATTTTTATAAGATGATTTATGCATTAAACTCAGAACCAGATTGGCGGAATTTAGTTGGCAAGGCAGAAGAAGATGACAAATTTAGAGATGTAGAGGTTTTGTTGCGCTCATATGCCTTGCTATATGATGGGAGCTCCTATACCGGCTCAATGATTCGCTTCTTAAACCGCTTTTCAAAAGAAGCCCAGACATTTAGTACAGAAAAGGTCGAACAAAGCCGACAGCTATTTTTTGATGTTTTAAACATTTGTAAAAGCATTGATAAAAAAGCTTTTCTGACACAAACAGGGAGTTTTAATGTTTCTCTTTTTGATTCTGTGTTTGTCACAATAGCGGAAAAAATCTTAGCTGACGGATTTGAGAATGCAGCTATCACGCAAACAGATTTTGATGCCCTGAAAGCAGATACAAATTTTAAGGCTGCAATTACTCATAGCACATCCCACGGCGAGAGCGTAAAAGCAAGATTGTGTCTTGCTCGGAGATATTTATATGGGATTGCGTTGCCTGATGGCGAGGAGTAA
- a CDS encoding TnpV protein, giving the protein MEHLPKKTCQNGISYTLVGDYYIPDLQLPEENRPIGIWGRMHKAYLEQYHPAQYNDLILTGKLCTYLADLNEQAQNRLHCIIVQMKETEGITEELKAQDQMAWVGAMNSIRNRAEEIVRHELIYDAKEGL; this is encoded by the coding sequence ATGGAACACTTACCGAAGAAAACCTGTCAAAATGGCATCAGCTATACGCTGGTCGGTGATTACTACATTCCAGACTTACAGCTGCCGGAAGAAAACCGCCCAATTGGGATTTGGGGGCGGATGCACAAAGCCTATCTGGAGCAGTACCATCCAGCCCAGTATAATGACCTGATTTTGACCGGAAAACTCTGTACATATCTGGCTGATCTGAACGAACAGGCACAAAACCGGCTGCATTGTATCATTGTCCAGATGAAAGAAACGGAAGGAATCACAGAGGAATTGAAAGCCCAAGATCAGATGGCATGGGTCGGAGCCATGAACAGCATCCGAAACCGTGCGGAGGAAATTGTTCGTCACGAACTGATCTATGATGCAAAGGAGGGGCTGTGA
- a CDS encoding transposon-encoded TnpW family protein has product MKLGKTTYVVGVHFSQTAKDTLEDKMKRLMKDDVKSSNF; this is encoded by the coding sequence ATGAAGCTGGGCAAGACCACCTATGTGGTGGGCGTTCATTTCAGCCAGACCGCAAAGGACACGCTGGAGGACAAAATGAAGCGACTGATGAAGGACGATGTGAAATCATCGAATTTTTGA
- a CDS encoding virulence-associated protein E yields MNSELQNGQQPELCTVEQVRSSLEQTEKGKVSNVAANYKRVFQLDPLLKGAIRKNLLTERVDIVKPLGWYRDSPTLTDVDIKYLLLYFEENYGLTIEKKIQDAVMVIANENRYHPVRDFLNALQWDGTERIRYCLHRFLGADADDYTCEAMRLFLLGAISRAFRPGCKFEIMLCLVGGQGAGKSSFFRLLAVQDDWFSDDLKKLDDENVYRKMQGHWLIEMSEMIATANAKSIEEIKSFLSRQKETYKVPYETHPVDRKRQCVFCGTSNTLDFLPLDRTGNRRFVPVMVHPELAEIHILDDEPAARAYLVQVWAEAMEIYRSGNFKLRFSPAMNEYLKVHQRDFMPEDTKAGQIIEYLEKCSDNMVCSKQLFREALGHSFDEPKQWEIREINDIMNNSVTGWRAFSNPRYFRSPYGRQKGWERIQPDNGGGDFQELTPEEVEQLELPPEWLK; encoded by the coding sequence TTGAACAGCGAATTGCAGAATGGACAACAGCCGGAACTCTGCACCGTGGAACAGGTCAGAAGCAGCCTGGAACAGACCGAGAAAGGTAAGGTATCCAATGTCGCAGCCAACTATAAACGGGTGTTTCAGCTTGACCCTCTGCTGAAAGGAGCTATCCGAAAAAATCTGCTGACAGAACGAGTGGATATTGTGAAGCCCCTCGGCTGGTATCGGGACAGCCCGACCCTGACCGATGTGGACATCAAATATCTGCTCTTATATTTTGAGGAAAACTATGGGCTGACTATCGAGAAAAAGATACAGGATGCTGTGATGGTGATTGCCAACGAAAATCGCTATCACCCTGTCCGGGATTTTCTCAACGCCTTGCAGTGGGACGGTACGGAGCGCATCCGCTATTGTCTGCACCGTTTTCTGGGAGCTGATGCCGATGATTACACCTGTGAAGCCATGAGACTGTTTCTGTTGGGAGCAATCTCACGGGCGTTCCGTCCCGGCTGTAAATTTGAAATCATGCTTTGTCTGGTGGGCGGTCAGGGAGCCGGAAAGTCCTCGTTCTTTCGCCTGCTGGCAGTTCAGGATGACTGGTTTTCCGATGACCTGAAAAAGCTGGACGATGAAAATGTGTACCGCAAGATGCAGGGACACTGGCTGATTGAGATGTCGGAGATGATTGCCACCGCCAATGCCAAGAGCATTGAGGAAATCAAATCCTTTCTCAGCCGCCAGAAGGAAACCTATAAAGTGCCATACGAAACCCACCCGGTTGACCGAAAACGGCAGTGTGTGTTCTGCGGCACTTCCAATACGCTGGATTTTCTGCCCCTTGACCGCACCGGCAACCGCCGTTTTGTGCCGGTCATGGTACATCCAGAGCTGGCAGAAATCCACATTCTGGATGATGAACCGGCAGCAAGAGCCTATCTCGTACAGGTCTGGGCAGAAGCAATGGAGATTTACCGCAGCGGAAACTTCAAACTCCGATTCAGCCCGGCAATGAACGAGTATCTGAAAGTCCACCAGCGTGACTTTATGCCGGAGGACACCAAAGCCGGACAGATCATCGAGTATCTGGAAAAGTGTTCGGATAACATGGTCTGCTCCAAGCAGCTGTTCCGGGAAGCCCTGGGACACAGCTTTGACGAGCCGAAGCAATGGGAAATCCGGGAGATCAACGACATTATGAACAACAGCGTGACCGGATGGAGGGCGTTTTCCAATCCCCGGTACTTTCGCAGCCCCTATGGGCGGCAGAAAGGCTGGGAGCGCATCCAGCCCGACAACGGAGGTGGAGATTTTCAGGAATTGACGCCGGAGGAAGTGGAGCAGCTGGAACTTCCCCCAGAGTGGCTAAAGTAA
- a CDS encoding DNA primase produces MNVFEAVKQNVTTRQAAELYGITVSRNGMAVCPFHNDKNPSMKLDRRFHCFGCQADGDAVDFVSRLFQLPSKEAAMKLADDLGIAYDNRQKPTVKPHIREPTPEQKYRQEEMHCYKVLCEYFHLLQKWEQQYAPQTPEDDLHPLFVEALQRKTYTEYLLDSFLDGSPEERRELVAQQGKEVMKLEQRIAEWTTAGTLHRGTGQKQPGTDRER; encoded by the coding sequence TTGAATGTATTTGAAGCGGTCAAACAGAATGTGACCACCAGACAGGCAGCGGAGCTGTACGGCATCACTGTCAGCAGAAATGGCATGGCGGTCTGCCCTTTTCACAACGACAAAAACCCCAGCATGAAACTGGACAGGCGTTTTCACTGCTTTGGCTGTCAGGCTGACGGGGATGCAGTGGATTTTGTTTCCCGGCTGTTTCAGCTGCCCAGCAAGGAAGCTGCCATGAAGCTGGCTGATGATTTAGGGATTGCCTATGACAACAGGCAGAAGCCGACCGTCAAGCCGCATATCCGGGAACCTACCCCGGAGCAGAAATACAGGCAGGAAGAAATGCACTGCTACAAGGTCTTATGCGAATACTTCCACCTTCTCCAGAAATGGGAACAGCAGTATGCCCCGCAAACGCCGGAGGATGACCTGCATCCGCTCTTTGTGGAAGCCCTGCAAAGAAAAACCTACACAGAGTATCTGCTGGATAGTTTTCTGGACGGATCGCCGGAAGAACGCCGGGAGCTTGTAGCACAGCAAGGAAAAGAGGTGATGAAACTTGAACAGCGAATTGCAGAATGGACAACAGCCGGAACTCTGCACCGTGGAACAGGTCAGAAGCAGCCTGGAACAGACCGAGAAAGGTAA
- a CDS encoding MobA/MobL family protein yields the protein MANPHFEIKITKRSKRQSAVAGAAYQSGENLFSEYDQKHKDYRKKEGVVYTEIMLPSHAPPEYADREQLWNAVEAVENQWNSQLARRFVLALPREVPEELYPQMVQDYCNQFFVSKGMIVDFAIHDPKPPGHNPHCHVMLTMRAMDEHGKWLPKARKVYDLDENGERIRLPSGNWKSHKEDTVDWNEQYYGQEWRTGWETVQNRYLEMVNSPVRVDLRSYEKQGLDIIPTVHMGAAVTQMERRGIQTNIGNLNRDIKAANRMMSVIRSTIQNLRDWISDILEARKELLAEKKPETASPDLINLLRDYLNLRKAERRDWSRYGQQKGTTKDLQSFVNATNYLKAHEIFTLEQLDSVLEEVKQKSGSISTGMKKAESRMKVITGIQNAVADCQQHKAIHDKYVRIGWKTVQSVYAESHRDELDAYNKAYRFLKKHGVDLNVDLEALQVEYEQLQTSHAEYTGQLVAVQEELKPLKEIRYWVSKVLDPEQAEVKKKPEPKHSVTEQIRDYREESRKKDEQHRQEKKQNMEL from the coding sequence GTGGCAAACCCTCATTTTGAAATCAAAATCACGAAGCGAAGTAAACGGCAGTCAGCTGTTGCCGGAGCTGCCTACCAGAGCGGCGAGAATCTGTTTTCCGAGTATGACCAGAAGCACAAAGACTACCGGAAAAAGGAAGGTGTGGTCTACACGGAAATCATGCTGCCGTCCCATGCCCCGCCGGAATACGCCGACCGGGAACAGCTCTGGAACGCAGTGGAAGCCGTTGAAAACCAGTGGAACTCCCAGCTTGCCAGACGGTTTGTGCTGGCACTGCCCAGAGAAGTGCCGGAGGAACTGTATCCCCAGATGGTGCAGGACTACTGCAACCAGTTTTTTGTTTCCAAAGGCATGATTGTTGATTTTGCCATCCATGACCCCAAGCCACCGGGACACAATCCCCATTGTCATGTGATGCTGACCATGCGGGCAATGGACGAGCATGGGAAATGGCTTCCCAAAGCCAGAAAGGTTTACGACCTTGACGAGAACGGTGAGCGTATCCGGCTTCCATCAGGGAACTGGAAAAGCCATAAGGAGGACACTGTTGACTGGAACGAGCAGTATTATGGGCAGGAGTGGCGCACCGGCTGGGAAACAGTGCAGAACCGTTATCTGGAAATGGTGAACAGCCCTGTCCGTGTCGATCTCCGTTCCTATGAAAAACAGGGGCTGGACATCATCCCCACCGTCCACATGGGAGCTGCTGTCACCCAGATGGAACGCCGTGGCATCCAGACCAATATCGGCAATCTGAACCGGGACATCAAAGCCGCCAACCGCATGATGAGCGTGATCCGCAGCACCATTCAGAATCTGCGTGACTGGATCAGCGATATTCTGGAAGCCCGGAAAGAGCTGCTGGCAGAGAAGAAGCCGGAAACTGCATCCCCCGACCTTATCAATCTTCTGCGGGATTATCTCAATCTGCGAAAGGCAGAACGCCGGGACTGGTCAAGATACGGTCAGCAAAAAGGTACAACGAAAGATTTACAGTCCTTTGTCAACGCCACCAATTATCTGAAAGCCCATGAGATTTTTACGCTGGAGCAGCTGGACAGTGTGCTGGAGGAAGTGAAACAGAAATCCGGCAGCATCAGCACCGGCATGAAGAAAGCCGAGAGCCGCATGAAAGTGATTACCGGCATCCAGAACGCCGTTGCCGATTGTCAGCAGCATAAAGCTATCCATGACAAGTATGTGAGAATCGGCTGGAAAACGGTGCAGTCCGTTTATGCGGAAAGCCACCGAGACGAGCTGGACGCATACAACAAGGCATACCGTTTTTTGAAAAAGCATGGTGTTGACTTGAATGTTGATCTGGAAGCCCTGCAAGTGGAATATGAACAGCTGCAAACTTCTCACGCAGAATATACCGGGCAGCTGGTGGCAGTGCAGGAGGAATTGAAGCCGCTGAAAGAAATCCGTTACTGGGTCAGCAAGGTACTTGACCCGGAACAGGCAGAGGTCAAAAAGAAGCCGGAGCCGAAGCACTCTGTCACCGAACAGATTCGGGATTATCGGGAGGAATCCAGAAAAAAGGACGAGCAGCACCGGCAGGAGAAAAAACAGAATATGGAACTGTAA
- a CDS encoding DUF2971 domain-containing protein, which produces MDINALIQTLQSALPQIAESCCIVNGALMNLTEVQNMGYDEFSMRAKMNMPLKLYKYFPNRLTELVDKKTGKPIVDETTGDKKTVNYSIQALRDNTVFMQSPSLFDDVYDSDISLNYSEYERARLLEYCIRCEIDVKEAMETPELANALMQTIADMINSTGNIDSLFKSAPATKNEDLSNQCFLLELKNQLYKGKDLGESLRNAIVSDFNRYLQYLQDSFRATCFATTPYSQLMWGGSYADCHRGFCVEYTVLPNDPQYQKLFLNLFPMIYCKVRPNMTEKLVKFQDKEPTMELLWDIYFHGALRKSIDWAFQNEWRLLLPMERNREEKDYCVSFFPITKVFLGNRMSHAARKEVIDICHARNIPYIGVTRNPNVFEMQECAIKCEECPHYTNNIPK; this is translated from the coding sequence ATGGATATAAATGCTTTAATTCAAACATTACAAAGTGCCCTTCCACAAATAGCAGAATCGTGCTGTATTGTGAATGGAGCACTTATGAATCTTACCGAAGTGCAGAACATGGGCTACGATGAATTTAGTATGCGTGCTAAAATGAATATGCCCTTAAAGTTATACAAGTACTTTCCCAACCGGCTAACTGAGTTAGTTGATAAAAAAACAGGGAAACCTATCGTAGATGAAACTACTGGAGATAAAAAAACCGTAAATTATAGCATACAAGCACTAAGAGATAATACGGTTTTCATGCAATCCCCAAGTTTGTTTGACGATGTGTACGATTCCGATATTAGTTTGAATTATTCAGAATATGAAAGGGCTCGGTTGCTTGAATACTGCATTCGTTGTGAAATAGATGTAAAAGAAGCAATGGAAACACCGGAGCTTGCAAATGCGCTGATGCAGACCATAGCAGACATGATTAACTCTACTGGTAATATTGATTCCTTGTTCAAAAGCGCCCCTGCTACAAAAAATGAGGATTTATCCAACCAGTGTTTTCTCCTCGAGTTAAAAAACCAATTATACAAAGGCAAAGATTTAGGCGAATCTTTAAGAAATGCCATTGTTTCGGATTTCAATAGATATTTACAGTATCTACAGGATTCATTTAGAGCGACTTGTTTTGCAACGACTCCATACTCTCAGTTAATGTGGGGTGGTTCTTATGCGGATTGCCACAGAGGGTTTTGTGTTGAATATACAGTGCTTCCTAATGATCCGCAATACCAGAAGTTATTCTTAAATTTATTCCCGATGATTTACTGCAAAGTGCGACCGAACATGACTGAAAAACTTGTGAAATTCCAAGATAAAGAACCAACGATGGAGTTATTATGGGATATTTATTTTCATGGGGCATTGAGAAAAAGCATTGATTGGGCGTTTCAGAATGAATGGAGATTATTGCTCCCTATGGAGCGAAATCGGGAAGAAAAAGACTACTGTGTTTCATTTTTTCCAATTACCAAAGTGTTTTTAGGTAACAGGATGTCACACGCTGCACGAAAAGAAGTAATCGACATATGTCATGCAAGAAATATCCCTTACATTGGAGTTACGAGAAATCCTAATGTTTTTGAAATGCAGGAATGTGCTATTAAGTGTGAAGAGTGTCCTCACTACACAAATAATATACCAAAGTAA
- a CDS encoding DUF3847 domain-containing protein, with translation MNEKLEKLSRQKAAAEKKLIAAQHREKQLEHELKRLTRSERTHRLCTRAGMLETFLREPTLLTDDDVMELLTFLFHGEAAQKKLDTLIEERRKTLTTDGSENPLF, from the coding sequence ATGAATGAAAAACTGGAAAAACTGAGCCGCCAGAAAGCCGCAGCCGAGAAAAAGCTGATCGCTGCCCAGCACAGGGAGAAGCAGCTGGAGCATGAACTGAAACGCCTGACACGGAGCGAGAGAACCCACCGGCTCTGCACTCGTGCCGGTATGCTGGAAACTTTTCTGCGAGAGCCTACCCTGCTGACCGATGATGATGTGATGGAGCTGCTGACCTTCCTCTTTCACGGCGAAGCCGCCCAAAAGAAACTGGACACGCTGATTGAGGAGCGGAGAAAAACGCTGACAACGGACGGCAGCGAGAACCCCTTGTTTTAA
- a CDS encoding DNA cytosine methyltransferase: MDWNSFRFIDLFAGIGGIRLGFESVGGHCVFSSEFDEDACKTYEANFGEHPSGDITKIDAKDIPDFEILLGGFPCQAFSIIGKKEGFANETCGTLFFDIERILKEKQPPAFMLENVRNLTAHDNGNTFRIIKEHLEKLGYHVYAKVLNALDYGVPQKRERIIIVGFIDDVEFSFPEPISESEKTTLADILEDNVDKKYYVRDAIRESRIERLKDKNYPKPYISHENMAGSITPHPYSSALRAGASANYILINDERRPTERELLRIQGFPDDFKIVVPYGKIKKQTGNSVAVPVIKAVAREMIAALKNFHENGGVKDGKSTKIEGFQTSHNTDSIPAKCVS, translated from the coding sequence ATGGACTGGAATAGTTTCAGATTCATTGACCTATTCGCTGGAATTGGCGGAATAAGATTGGGATTTGAATCTGTTGGCGGTCACTGTGTGTTTTCATCAGAATTTGACGAGGATGCTTGTAAAACATACGAAGCAAATTTTGGGGAACATCCATCTGGTGATATAACAAAAATAGATGCAAAAGACATTCCCGATTTTGAAATTCTTTTGGGTGGATTTCCTTGTCAGGCGTTCTCAATAATTGGAAAAAAAGAGGGATTTGCAAATGAAACTTGTGGAACACTTTTCTTTGATATAGAAAGAATATTGAAAGAAAAACAACCTCCGGCTTTCATGCTTGAAAATGTAAGAAATTTGACGGCACATGATAATGGAAATACATTCAGAATAATCAAGGAACATCTTGAAAAATTAGGATATCATGTTTATGCGAAAGTTCTGAACGCCTTAGATTATGGTGTGCCGCAGAAAAGAGAACGAATTATTATTGTTGGCTTCATTGATGATGTTGAATTTTCTTTTCCAGAGCCAATTTCAGAATCAGAGAAAACCACTCTTGCAGATATTTTGGAAGATAATGTGGATAAAAAATATTATGTGCGAGATGCCATTCGTGAATCTCGTATTGAACGATTGAAAGATAAAAACTATCCAAAGCCGTATATATCTCATGAAAATATGGCAGGATCTATCACTCCACATCCTTATTCATCAGCACTGAGAGCTGGTGCATCTGCAAATTATATCTTAATAAATGATGAGCGCAGACCAACTGAGCGTGAGTTACTAAGAATACAAGGATTTCCAGATGATTTCAAAATTGTTGTTCCGTATGGAAAAATTAAAAAGCAGACCGGAAACTCTGTAGCTGTACCTGTAATAAAAGCTGTTGCACGAGAAATGATTGCGGCATTAAAGAATTTTCACGAAAACGGAGGAGTAAAAGATGGAAAATCGACCAAGATTGAGGGATTCCAAACATCTCACAACACAGACTCTATACCCGCTAAATGTGTTTCCTGA
- a CDS encoding molecular chaperone — translation MTRLTKVEKETIILFNEGESTASIYTYNAGLKKRLAAFSKKYPDLCQLEKPEHLGGVSYLIDKSRLSIRLQPPYSEERRQKASQYARQNGFSGKAK, via the coding sequence ATGACGAGATTGACGAAGGTTGAGAAAGAAACCATCATCCTGTTCAACGAGGGAGAAAGCACTGCCAGCATCTACACCTACAATGCCGGGCTGAAAAAGCGGCTGGCAGCGTTCAGCAAAAAGTATCCTGACCTGTGCCAGCTGGAAAAGCCGGAGCATCTGGGCGGCGTGTCCTATCTGATCGACAAGTCCCGGCTGTCCATCCGCTTGCAGCCGCCGTACAGCGAAGAACGCAGGCAGAAAGCCAGCCAGTACGCCCGGCAAAATGGTTTCAGCGGTAAGGCGAAGTAA
- a CDS encoding ferredoxin: MKMSIGEKKILFVFGCPNREATVDRLYQVADLIPDPTGRKAVEALADKLDGEGVEKWYRCFFYNMKLEMEAYYRHKAILNRIVGGSMEVDNDEIDEG, encoded by the coding sequence ATGAAAATGAGCATTGGTGAAAAGAAAATCCTGTTTGTCTTTGGCTGCCCCAACCGTGAAGCAACGGTGGATCGTCTGTATCAGGTGGCAGACCTGATTCCCGACCCTACCGGAAGGAAAGCTGTGGAAGCTCTGGCTGACAAGCTGGACGGCGAGGGCGTAGAAAAGTGGTATCGCTGCTTCTTCTACAATATGAAGTTGGAGATGGAAGCCTATTACCGGCACAAGGCTATTTTGAATCGCATCGTGGGCGGCAGTATGGAGGTTGACAATGACGAGATTGACGAAGGTTGA
- a CDS encoding TnpV protein — MKELKPRIHENGMDYVLVGDYYVPDLKLPEEHRPIGHWGRLHQSYLKQFRPMVYSDLLLSGKLHTVLADLNEQATDRLNLMIRQMAEAEGVTEAMKAENQMLWVQSMNSIRSRAEEIIKAELIYC, encoded by the coding sequence ATGAAAGAGTTAAAACCGAGAATCCACGAAAACGGCATGGACTATGTGCTGGTGGGCGATTACTATGTGCCGGATTTGAAGCTGCCGGAGGAACACCGCCCCATTGGTCACTGGGGACGGCTGCACCAGTCCTATCTGAAACAGTTTCGCCCGATGGTTTACAGTGACCTGCTTTTGTCCGGCAAGCTCCACACTGTCCTTGCCGATCTGAACGAACAGGCAACGGACAGGCTAAATCTGATGATCCGTCAGATGGCAGAAGCCGAGGGTGTGACCGAAGCCATGAAAGCTGAAAATCAGATGTTGTGGGTGCAATCCATGAACTCTATCCGCAGCCGGGCTGAGGAAATCATCAAGGCAGAGTTAATCTACTGCTGA